A single window of Chloracidobacterium thermophilum B DNA harbors:
- a CDS encoding DUF2934 domain-containing protein, translating to MDTKQVRQSLLQDSAVVDAIRRRAHQLSLERGYSTPQHMAEDWFRAENEVLDRLVEEEIRRRQKMNAAISEGAMAEEAIPAVVLPPSLAKALNPPRSEVKKSSARRKKAATTEAAAPETPAPDASATVGPSTAASPAAEVVPPGSPKRKRKSSAGVTAADQALPPVTLDPAPAAPPSKPKAATSAKSKASKKKSA from the coding sequence ATGGATACCAAGCAAGTTCGTCAGTCGTTGCTTCAGGACAGCGCGGTCGTGGACGCCATTCGCCGGCGGGCGCACCAGCTTTCCCTCGAGCGTGGATACAGCACGCCACAGCACATGGCTGAAGACTGGTTTCGCGCCGAAAATGAAGTGCTTGACAGGCTGGTTGAAGAAGAGATCAGACGCCGCCAGAAGATGAACGCCGCCATCAGTGAGGGCGCGATGGCCGAGGAAGCCATACCGGCGGTCGTGCTTCCCCCGTCCCTTGCCAAGGCGTTGAATCCCCCCCGAAGTGAGGTGAAAAAGTCAAGTGCCCGTCGCAAGAAGGCGGCAACGACGGAAGCGGCTGCGCCGGAAACACCAGCACCGGACGCTTCTGCAACGGTAGGGCCTTCCACGGCGGCAAGTCCGGCAGCCGAAGTTGTTCCCCCTGGCTCACCCAAGCGGAAACGCAAATCATCGGCGGGCGTAACTGCCGCAGACCAAGCTCTCCCTCCAGTCACGCTTGACCCGGCACCAGCCGCACCGCCCTCAAAGCCCAAAGCTGCCACGTCTGCCAAGAGCAAGGCCAGCAAGAAGAAGTCCGCCTGA
- a CDS encoding sigma-54-dependent transcriptional regulator — MADRVPSILIVDDELSMRELLDHVFRRAGYRTFVAANGAQALEALRGTVFDVVLSDVRMPRLSGTELLHECRQISPDTVVILMTAHGTVEQAREAFKLGADDFIQKPFDIDELKLIVKNALEKSLLRREVALLKRELGDRTRLENIIGRSRPMQEVLRLIQTIAGTNSTVLITGESGTGKELVARGIHACSPRSERPFVSINCGAFTETLLESELFGYMKGAFTGATTNKKGLFEAADGGTLFLDEIGEMSLGMQVKLLRALQERSIRRVGGTEEIPVDVRVVAATNRDLSQMVEAGTFRKDLYFRVNVIPINVPPLRERREDIRELALHFLKKYGQNRTPPVTSIAETTLKYLENYSFPGNVRELENLIERAVALEPTHEIQPERLPETVLRYDPARTASVFDLPEQGIHLENFLMEIEKSYILQSLRRTRGNQTKAAELLHMSVRSLRHLLDKHKIRHTASMFRESGAFRTGDTSDAP, encoded by the coding sequence ATGGCTGATCGTGTGCCGTCCATCCTTATCGTGGATGATGAGTTGAGTATGCGTGAACTGCTCGACCATGTGTTTCGGCGGGCAGGCTACCGCACCTTCGTCGCGGCCAATGGGGCACAGGCCCTGGAAGCTCTGCGGGGGACGGTGTTTGACGTTGTCCTGTCGGATGTCAGGATGCCGCGTCTGTCCGGCACCGAACTGCTGCACGAATGCCGCCAAATCTCACCCGATACGGTGGTTATCCTCATGACGGCCCATGGCACGGTCGAGCAGGCGCGCGAAGCCTTCAAACTCGGCGCGGACGACTTCATCCAGAAGCCGTTCGACATTGACGAACTCAAGCTCATCGTCAAAAACGCGCTGGAAAAAAGTCTTCTGCGCCGGGAAGTCGCCCTGCTCAAACGCGAACTGGGCGATCGCACGCGGCTGGAGAACATCATCGGGCGCAGCCGCCCCATGCAGGAAGTGTTGCGACTCATCCAGACCATCGCCGGTACGAACAGCACGGTACTCATCACGGGTGAATCCGGCACCGGCAAGGAACTCGTTGCCCGTGGCATCCATGCCTGCAGCCCGCGCAGCGAACGCCCCTTTGTTTCCATCAACTGCGGCGCGTTCACGGAAACCCTCCTCGAATCGGAACTCTTTGGCTACATGAAGGGTGCCTTCACCGGTGCCACCACGAACAAAAAAGGACTGTTCGAGGCCGCTGACGGCGGCACGCTGTTTCTCGATGAGATCGGCGAAATGAGCCTGGGGATGCAGGTCAAGCTGTTGCGCGCCCTGCAGGAACGCTCGATACGGCGGGTGGGCGGTACGGAAGAAATCCCGGTGGATGTGCGGGTCGTTGCCGCCACCAACCGTGATCTTTCCCAGATGGTCGAAGCCGGAACTTTCCGCAAAGACCTGTACTTCCGGGTCAACGTCATTCCCATCAACGTTCCACCGCTGCGCGAACGGCGGGAGGACATCCGCGAGCTGGCGCTGCACTTCCTCAAAAAGTACGGGCAAAACCGCACCCCGCCGGTAACGTCCATTGCCGAAACGACACTCAAGTACCTTGAAAATTACTCATTTCCGGGGAACGTCCGGGAGCTGGAAAACCTCATCGAGCGGGCCGTGGCCCTGGAGCCAACCCACGAAATCCAGCCGGAGCGCCTGCCGGAAACCGTACTGCGCTATGACCCGGCGCGGACGGCTTCCGTCTTCGATCTGCCGGAGCAGGGCATCCACCTCGAAAACTTCCTGATGGAAATCGAGAAATCCTATATTTTGCAGTCTTTGCGGCGGACGCGGGGCAATCAGACCAAGGCGGCGGAGCTGCTTCACATGTCGGTGCGCAGCCTGCGCCACCTGCTCGACAAGCACAAAATTCGCCATACGGCGAGTATGTTCCGTGAAAGTGGGGCCTTTCGTACAGGCGACACCTCGGATGCCCCATAA